The Sphaerochaeta sp. genomic sequence GCGCACAGCGACAACAAAGTCGACTTCCAGGAGTTCATGGTCATGCCGATCGGAGCCCCCAGCATGCATGAAGCGATCCGCTGGACCGCTGAGGTGTTCCATTCTCTGAAGAAAGTGCTCGGCGCCAAGGGCTACAATACGGGTGTCGGTGACGAGGGCGGTTTCGCTCCCGACCTTGCAGAGCAACGAAGAGGCGCTCGAGGTGATCATGGAGGCCATCAAGGCCGCCGGATACACCACCGGACGTGACGGCGACTTCATGATCGCCCTGGATCCGGCCGCTTCCGAGCTGTACGACGAGAAAACCGGCAAGTACTGCCTGAAGTGGACCACCAAGGAGATGAAGACCTCCAAGGAAATGGTCGATATGTGGGAAGACTGGGTAACCCGTTACCCGATCATCTCGCTGGAAGACGGCATGGCCGAGGATGACTGGGAAGGCTGGAAGATGCTGACCGACCGCATCGGCGACCGCGTCCAGCTGGTCGGCGACGACCTGTTCGTCACCAACACCGAGCGTCTGAAGATGGGTCTGGAGAAGGGCGTGGCCAACTCCATCCTGATCAAGGTCAACCAGATCGGTACCCTGACGGAGACCTTCGAAGCCATCGACATGGCCAAGCGCAACGGCTATACCGCCGTCGTTTCCCATCGCTCCGGTGAGACGGAGGACAGCTTCATCGCTGACCTGGTCGTCGGTCTGGAGACCGGTGAGATCAAGACCGGTTCAATGAGCCGCTCCGAACGGATCTGCAAGTACAACCAGCTGATGAGAATCGAGGATTACCTCGGGGATACGGCGAAGTACGCAGGCCGCGACGCGTTCCGCGTGCTGAAGAAGCACTAAGGCAACAGGTTTTGCCATGACGGCGTTCCTTTCGGGGGACGCCGTTTTTCATTGCCCGGAAAACCTGCTATGCTCTGTCTGTCATGAGTGAACTCTGTTATCGTTGCTTCAAACCAAAGAGCGCCTGTCTCTGTCCGTACATCAAGGAAGCGGACACCGGGGTGAAGTTTCTCATTTTGATGCATCCCAAGGAAGCGTACCACCAGCGGACCGGCACCGGCCGCCTCGCCGCGCTGTGCCTGAAGGACAGTGAGATCCAGATCGGCGTGGATTTTACCCATGATGCGAAGGTCAACGCGTTGCTTTCCGACCCGCAGTACGAGCCGTACCTGCTGTTCCCTTCCCCCCAGGCGAAGAATGCCCGTACGGTGGAGATTCCACCGGGAAAACAGCTCCTCGTCGTCGTGCTGGACGGCACCTGGCCCTGCGCCCGGAAGATGCTCCGCATGAGCGCAAACCTCCAGGCTCTCCCCACCCTTTCGTTTGTCGGAACGTACCGCTCCGCCTTCACGTTCAAAAGGGAACCGAGTGAGGAATGTCTGTCCACCATCGAGTCCTGCCACTACCTGGTCAAGGAACTCCAAACGGAAGGAAAAGCAAAGATCTGTGATGTCTCGTCGATGCTCACCGTTTTCCAGAAAATGGTGGCGCACCAGATCGTGTCGGAACACCAGCGAAAGGAAGCCGAAGCGAACGGGGTGGAAGATTCATTCCACCACCGTGGTCGTTCATGACAGCGCCTGTTTGATCTCGCTCCAGGAAAAGCCCTTGCGTAGCAGTTTTGCCACCAGCTTCTGTTGATCGCTGGTGGTGCGACGGGCCATTGCGACCGCCTGGGAAAGGAATGCCTCACCCTGTTCGGCGAACGCGGCATCCACCGCTCTGGCCGCTTCGTCCCGGGAAATTCCCTTGGCCACCAGACGCTGGACCAACAGCGGCTTTCCTTCCGGATTCCTCCGTTGACGGGAACGGATCATCGACTCGGCGTAGCGCGCCTCATCCAACGAGCCTTCTTCCTTCAGTTGGGAAATGACGGGATCGATATCCTCGCCGAAGAACCCACGGGCCTGGAGTTTTTCCTTCAGTTCCTTGGTGGTGTGTTCCCGCATGGAGAGGAGGGAGAGCGCCTTCTCCTGGCAATCGTCACGCCGCTTCAGGCGCTTGATCTCCTGATACTGCCTCTCATCCAGTTCCTGTCCCTCGGACAGGTGCCAGGCGGAAAGCTGTCGTGCCGAGATATGAAAAGGAGGATCCTCCTTGGCAATGGCAAACCATCCATTGCCGGAAGATCCTCGCTTGATGACCGCGTACGCCACAGGTTAACGCTTGCTGAACTGGAACCGGCGGCGAGCGCCTTTCTGGCCGTACTTCTTGCGTTCGACCATACGGGAGTCCCGCGTAAGGAATCCACCAGCGCGGAGCGCAGCCTTGGAGGCTTCATCCTGCTGGAGCAACGCGCGGGCGATGCCCATGCGGCAGGCACCAGCCTGTCCGGCGGGGCCACCACCGACCACATTGATCAGGATGTTGAACTTGGTCAGATTGTCCGTGGCTTCAAGGGGCTGCTTCACCATGAAGGTCAGCAACTCATTGCCGAAATACTCGTCAACGCCACGGCCGTTCACCGTGATCTTCCCGTCACCTTCGCGAAGGTAGACACGGGCAACAGCGGTCTTGCGTCTCCCGACACCACGGCCGAGATCCTCGACGACTTTCTTTTCTTCTTTCTTCGTTGTAGCCATTTCCTCTGCTCCTACTTCACTTCGATGACTTCAGGTTTCTGAGCCATGTGCGGATGATTCGGTCCCGCATAGACGTGGACGTTTTTCATCAGACGACGTCCAAGCCTGTTGTTGGAAAGCATGCCTTTGACAGCCACTTCCATAGGATACACAGGATTGCGCTTCAAGGTGGTGATGTAGTTCTCCGCCCGCAGGCCACCGATGTACTGTGAATGCCGGTAATACATCTTGTCGTGCGCCTTGTTGCCGCTCAAAACGGCCTTCTCCGCGTTGATGATGATGACGTAGTCACCGATCTCCTGATGAGGAACATACTCCGGCTTGTGTTTGCCGCGGACAAGACTGGCGGCCAAAACCGCGACTTTTCCGAGTTCCTTTCCCTCAGCGTCGATCAGATACCACTTGCGGGTAAACTGTGACGGCTTCAAAAAAATAGTGTCCATTCTGAACCCCAATTCCTTGCAGGATATTCCCTGCGATTTCAGCTCCCCGCCATGGGCAGGTGCCCGCTCCCGCAACCTTCCATCGAATGGCCCTGTTCCTTCGTTCCTCCGGCGAGCATACCAGATTCCCTCATTGAACCCGAACCAATCCCATCTCCCTGCACCCTGATGGTTTCCAAACGGCTTCCGGCGCGTTCCCTGGGAAAGGAATGGATCAGCACCTGCGTCCGTTGGTACGCCATCCGGGCCCTGAAGGTGGAAACACCAACAAAAGGTCCCGTTCACGTAAAACGTTCCGTCAAAAGACGGCAACCGACATACTATACCGATTCCCCAATCTCTGTCCAGAGAACGAGCAAGATCAGTCGCTGATTTTCTCCAGTTTGGCGTACTTGCTGATGAACGTCGCCGTTTTCCCAGAATCAAAATGGACGACGATCACCTCGGGGCCTCCGCTCTTCTTGACCTCCTGGATGTACCCCGGGCCATACGACTCGCTGAGCACCCGCTCTCCCCGCTGGAAAATCCCCCCGTCCGTCGCCTCCGTATGGGTGACGGTATAGGTGAACGGCTTGGCTTCCGATCCGAATCCTTTGTGCAGCAACGAGGAACCGGAGGTGGCGAACACACCGCTGCGCCGTGGCCGGGTTCCGTCGCCGGTGGTGGGGCGATGGCTCCTGCGCTCCTCCAGCGAACCCATGCCGTTCCATCCGGAAGCTGGGGCCCACACGTCTTCATCGTGCGTTTCCACCAACCCGTCGGTGATCTCCCCAAGGAACCTGCTTGGCTGGTTGTACCGTGTCTGTCCGTACAAGCGGCGCTGCCGGCAACTGGTAAGCACCAGCTGGCGCTTGGCACGGGTGACGGCCACGTAGAAAATCCGCCGTTCTTCCTCACAGGACGGATCCTCGTCGATGGACATCGAGCTGGGGAACAACCCTTCTTCCAGACCAACCACGTAGACGTTGTCGTACTCCAAACCTTTGGTGTTGTGCATGGTGATCAACGTGACGCCCGGTTTGTCCGCCGGATCCAGGTATCCGATGGTCGTCGTGTCCAGCGCCAACGTCTCCAGGAACGCGGAAAGCGCAGAGCGGTCCTCCCCGTACTGGGACGCCTGGGTGACCAGCGTATCGAAATCAGCCACTCTGCCGCCCCCTTCCCGCTCACGCCCTTCCTTCTTGTCCAGTTCGGTGTACAGGGCGATCACGCCACTCTGGGAGAACAGCTTCTGCAGGGCGTCGGACAACTTCGCCTGGTCGAGCAACGCCCCGCATTCAGAGAGGAGATCAAAGAAGCGCAGCGCGCCTTCCTTCGCCTTTCCTGACAGCGGCGCCGTCTTCAGCGCCTGGATGTAATCGTTGTCCGCCGCCTCCGCCGTCGCCTCGATGGCGGCAAGCGCCGTCTTTCCGATGCCACGGGCAGGCTTGTTGACCATCCGGCGGAAACTGACCACGTCCTTGGGATTGCACAGAAGGTACATCAATGACAGACCATCCTTGACCTGTTCACGATCGTAGAACTTCAGCGCACCGACCACCTTGTACGGGATGGTGTACCCCGGCTTGACGAATTCCTGCTCAAACAGACCGCTCTGGGCGTTAGTGCGGAACAGTACCGCCGTGTGGTCATAGTCCCCCTGGGATTTGATCATCCGCGCGACCAGCGACGCCTCGGCCTGCTCGTCATGCAGAAAGAACAGTTTCGGTTTGGGTCCGTCGTTGTTCTCCGTCCACAGTTTCTTCAGGTCGCCGCCCTTGTGGTTGTGGAGGATGACGCTGTTTGCCACGTTGAGGATGCTGGGAGTGCTGCGGTAGTTCTGTTCCAACTTGATCACCCGGGTAGCCGGATACGCCTTGCGGAAACTGTCGATGTTGCCCACCTCGGCGCCCCGGAACCGGTAGATGCTCTGGTCGTCATCCCCGACGACGCAGAGGATCGCCTGGGGGCCGGCCAGCTTCTGGAGCAGGCGGAACTGCATCACGTTGGTATCCTGGTACTCATCCACCAGAATCATTCGGAACCGGTTGTGGGCCCAATGCGCCACATCCGGGTCATCCAGAAGTTCCGTAGTCCGGAGGATCAGATCGGCGAAATCGACGCATCCCGTCTGCCTCAGCGTCTCCTGGTACCTGCGGTACATCTCCCACAGGAGCTGGTCCGGCCCCTTCTGGATCACCGTCGGGTCCACCCCGCGGTCCTTCAGCAGGCTGATCTTCTTGGCGTAGCCACGGAGCACCTTGACGTCATAACCGCTGTACGCCTTGCGCAGCACTTCCAGTGACGCGTCATCGTCGTAGATGGTGAAGTTCGGGGACAATCCCGCCTTGTCGGAGAACATCCTCAGCACCCACGCGCCGAAGCTGTGGAACGTCCGGATGACGCACTCCTTCATATCAGGCCGGTCGGGCAGCATGGAGACGGCCCGTTCCTTCATCTCGTTGGCCGCCTTGTTGGTGAAGGTGACCGCAAGAATCTGGCGGGGCGGAATGCCCAGGACGGAGACGGCGTAGGCGATCTTCGTCGTGATGACCCGCGTCTTGCCCGAACCTGCACCTGCCAGGACGAGAAGCGGAACGGAGTTTTCCTCCACCGCTTCCCGTTGCTGGGGGTTCAGACGGTCCAACAGCTCATCCATCATGTCGCCACCGCCTCCAGATCCAGCCCGTTGACCGAACGGATCCCCGCCGTGACGATCTGTCCGGCCTTCAAGCCGCTGCCCAGCACGACGGTCAGGCCATCCACCTCCGGCGCCTGGCTGTAGATCCGTCCAATGGCCATGTCCTCCCCGTTCACTTCCTCTTCCAGAAGCACGGGGAACGTGCGGCCGACGAACCGTTTCAGACGACTTTGGGTGATGCCGTCCTGGATGGTCTCCAGTTCCTTCTTCCGCCGGTTGGCGGTGCGCTGGATCGCCTCATGTTCCTTTTCGCTGCGCATCCGGTACGCTTTGGTCCCTTCCTCCCTGCTGTAGACGAACGCCCCCATCCAATCGAACTGGGCGTCGATGACGAACTGGCGAAGCGTGGCGAACGCTTTGGCGTCCTCTCCGGGGAAAGCCGACCATCAAGGTGGTGCGGATCACCGCGTCAGGCAAAATGTCCCGGATATGCCGGACCAGGTCCAGATACCGCTGGGGGTCCCCGGTGCGCCCCATGGCGGCCAGAACCTCCTTGTCGGCGTGCTGGGCGGGGAGATCGAAATAAGGAAGCAGCCTGTCATGCTCCTTCACATAGGAAGGAAGCCAGTCGGGGAAGAAATCGGGATGGATGTACAGCATCCGCATCCGCCAGGATCCGGGGACGTCCATCAAACCGTCCAGCAACTCCCGGAAATGGCTCTGCCCGTCCCAGTCCTTTCCGTAGGCGGCCAGATCCTGGGCGATCAGATTGATCTCCTTGACGCCGTGGGAGACCAGATCCTCCATCTCGTCCTGAACGCTGGAAAGCGGCCGGGAACGGAGCGGACCACGGATCAACGGGATGGCGCAGTAGCTGCACCAGTGGTTGCATCCCTCGCTGATCTTCAGATACGCGGAGCCGGGGTAGCCAAGCAGCTGCCCCCGCTGGTAGGTTTCCTTGTCAGGATCCGGATAGGCGGGAACGACCAGAGCCCGTTTGCCGTCCAGCACCTTTCGGGCGACCTCGGAGATCCGGGACAGATCCCGGTTGCCGAAGATGGCGGACGCCTCGGGAAGGTCCTTGTACAACTCATCGCTGTACCGCTGGGCCAGACATCCGCCGACGATGACTTTCGCCGTCGGATTGAGCTTGCGCAGTGAAAAGAACGTGGAAACGCTCTCCTCCCTGGCTTTCTCGATGAACCCGCAGGTGTTGACGATGATCAGATCCGCCTCTGCGGCATCCTCGGTGCGTTCGAATCCGTCATCGGCCAGCCGCTTGAGCATCACTTCCGCGTCCACCTGGTTCTTTGCGCACCCCAGGTTCTCCACATACACTTTTTTCGCCATCTCGGACCTCTCGGAGTGTACCATACCCGAAAGGAGACGTCATTGCAAGCCAAAAACCACTATCTTGTTTTCATCCATGGACTTATTTTTTTCTTTCCAAGTTTCTTGCATAAATATGTTTCTTGCTATAGTATGGAAAAACGCTGTTTTCAGGGGTGTTTCCCATCCCCTCAGGTATCTCTCATTACGAGGTTGCAATGATCAAATACATCATTAAACGAATCATTGGCATGATTCCCACCTTGCTGATCATCATCACGCTGAGCTTCTTCATCGTGCGTGTGGCTCCGGGAGGCCCATTCGCCACGGAACGCGCCATGCCGGAAGTCATCGAAGCGGAACATCAAGGCGAAGTACCACATGGATGAGCCATTGATCAAACAGTATGGCCGGTATCTGTTCGACGTCATGCGGGGAGATCTCGGTCCGTCGTACAAATACAAGGACTACGACGTCAACTACTACATCTTCAACAGCCTGCCCAACTCCATGGTGCTGGGGACCATCTCCATGGCCATCGCCTTGGTGGTGGGCATTCTCCTGGGAGTCTTGGCGGCGATCTACCAGAACTCCTGGGTGGATTATCTCTGTATGGCGTTCGCCGTCATGGGGATATCCATACCACTGTTCGTCATCGCGCCAATCCTGCAGATGATTTTCGCCTTGAACCTCAAATGGTTCCCCACCAGTGGATGGTACACCACCGGCCAAGGGTGGAAATCAGTGGTGCTTCCCGCCATGGCCCTTTCCTTTGAGTATTTCGCCACCATTGCCCGTCTTACCCGCTCTTCCATGCTGGAGACGTTGCGCAGCGACTACATCCGGACAGCGAAGGCCAAAGGCATGAAAGGCAGCCAGATCATCATGAAGCATGCCATGAAGGGGGCAATGCTCCCGGTAGTCAGCTATCTGGGACCGGCGTTCGCCGGCATCATCACCGGTTCGGTGGTCGTCGAGCAGATCTTCCGTGTCCCGGGACTGGGCAAGTTCTTCGTGCAAAGTTCGTTCAACCGTGACTACACCCTGATCGTCGGCGTCGTCATCGTCTATTCGGTCATTTTGGTGTTCATGAACCTGATCGTGGACATCGTCTATGCGCTGCTTGACCCGCGCATCACCTACAAATAAGAGGTCCAGGAATGGCAAAGAAACAAGAACAGGCAGTCAATGAATTCAACCAG encodes the following:
- a CDS encoding DTW domain-containing protein, which codes for MSELCYRCFKPKSACLCPYIKEADTGVKFLILMHPKEAYHQRTGTGRLAALCLKDSEIQIGVDFTHDAKVNALLSDPQYEPYLLFPSPQAKNARTVEIPPGKQLLVVVLDGTWPCARKMLRMSANLQALPTLSFVGTYRSAFTFKREPSEECLSTIESCHYLVKELQTEGKAKICDVSSMLTVFQKMVAHQIVSEHQRKEAEANGVEDSFHHRGRS
- a CDS encoding RecX family transcriptional regulator, translated to MAYAVIKRGSSGNGWFAIAKEDPPFHISARQLSAWHLSEGQELDERQYQEIKRLKRRDDCQEKALSLLSMREHTTKELKEKLQARGFFGEDIDPVISQLKEEGSLDEARYAESMIRSRQRRNPEGKPLLVQRLVAKGISRDEAARAVDAAFAEQGEAFLSQAVAMARRTTSDQQKLVAKLLRKGFSWSEIKQALS
- the rpsI gene encoding 30S ribosomal protein S9; translation: MATTKKEEKKVVEDLGRGVGRRKTAVARVYLREGDGKITVNGRGVDEYFGNELLTFMVKQPLEATDNLTKFNILINVVGGGPAGQAGACRMGIARALLQQDEASKAALRAGGFLTRDSRMVERKKYGQKGARRRFQFSKR
- the rplM gene encoding 50S ribosomal protein L13 gives rise to the protein MDTIFLKPSQFTRKWYLIDAEGKELGKVAVLAASLVRGKHKPEYVPHQEIGDYVIIINAEKAVLSGNKAHDKMYYRHSQYIGGLRAENYITTLKRNPVYPMEVAVKGMLSNNRLGRRLMKNVHVYAGPNHPHMAQKPEVIEVK
- a CDS encoding ATP-dependent helicase; this encodes MMDELLDRLNPQQREAVEENSVPLLVLAGAGSGKTRVITTKIAYAVSVLGIPPRQILAVTFTNKAANEMKERAVSMLPDRPDMKECVIRTFHSFGAWVLRMFSDKAGLSPNFTIYDDDASLEVLRKAYSGYDVKVLRGYAKKISLLKDRGVDPTVIQKGPDQLLWEMYRRYQETLRQTGCVDFADLILRTTELLDDPDVAHWAHNRFRMILVDEYQDTNVMQFRLLQKLAGPQAILCVVGDDDQSIYRFRGAEVGNIDSFRKAYPATRVIKLEQNYRSTPSILNVANSVILHNHKGGDLKKLWTENNDGPKPKLFFLHDEQAEASLVARMIKSQGDYDHTAVLFRTNAQSGLFEQEFVKPGYTIPYKVVGALKFYDREQVKDGLSLMYLLCNPKDVVSFRRMVNKPARGIGKTALAAIEATAEAADNDYIQALKTAPLSGKAKEGALRFFDLLSECGALLDQAKLSDALQKLFSQSGVIALYTELDKKEGREREGGGRVADFDTLVTQASQYGEDRSALSAFLETLALDTTTIGYLDPADKPGVTLITMHNTKGLEYDNVYVVGLEEGLFPSSMSIDEDPSCEEERRIFYVAVTRAKRQLVLTSCRQRRLYGQTRYNQPSRFLGEITDGLVETHDEDVWAPASGWNGMGSLEERRSHRPTTGDGTRPRRSGVFATSGSSLLHKGFGSEAKPFTYTVTHTEATDGGIFQRGERVLSESYGPGYIQEVKKSGGPEVIVVHFDSGKTATFISKYAKLEKISD
- a CDS encoding MiaB/RimO family radical SAM methylthiotransferase, translating into MAKKVYVENLGCAKNQVDAEVMLKRLADDGFERTEDAAEADLIIVNTCGFIEKAREESVSTFFSLRKLNPTAKVIVGGCLAQRYSDELYKDLPEASAIFGNRDLSRISEVARKVLDGKRALVVPAYPDPDKETYQRGQLLGYPGSAYLKISEGCNHWCSYCAIPLIRGPLRSRPLSSVQDEMEDLVSHGVKEINLIAQDLAAYGKDWDGQSHFRELLDGLMDVPGSWRMRMLYIHPDFFPDWLPSYVKEHDRLLPYFDLPAQHADKEVLAAMGRTGDPQRYLDLVRHIRDILPDAVIRTTLMVGFPRRGRQSVRHASPVRHRRPVRLDGGVRLQQGGRDQSVPDAQRKGT